One region of Burkholderia pyrrocinia genomic DNA includes:
- a CDS encoding LysE family translocator, whose translation MTELIVVVTITLLAVISPGPDFAMVTRNSLMLSRRSGLLTALGIGLGVTVHVSYTLLGVGLLIRQSLWLFNAVKLVGAFYLIYLGAKMLMTKASTGQPTVNVAPLSDPAALRTGFLTNVLNPKTTVFIVSLFMQAVRPDTPLIVQIGYGAFIALAHAGWFSLVAVCFSATAVRDRLLSLRHWIDRTFGGLLVGFGIALAVARGGR comes from the coding sequence ATGACGGAACTGATAGTTGTAGTCACCATTACGCTGCTGGCCGTCATCAGCCCGGGGCCGGACTTCGCGATGGTCACGCGCAACAGCCTGATGCTGTCGCGCCGATCGGGCCTGCTCACTGCGCTGGGCATCGGGCTCGGCGTGACGGTCCATGTGAGCTACACGCTGCTGGGCGTGGGCCTGCTGATCCGCCAATCGCTGTGGCTCTTCAATGCCGTCAAGCTCGTCGGCGCGTTCTACCTGATCTACCTGGGCGCGAAGATGCTGATGACGAAGGCCAGCACCGGACAACCCACCGTAAATGTGGCGCCGCTGTCCGATCCGGCGGCGCTGCGCACAGGTTTCCTGACCAATGTGCTGAATCCCAAAACCACGGTGTTCATCGTCAGCCTGTTCATGCAGGCAGTCCGGCCCGACACGCCGTTGATCGTGCAGATCGGCTACGGCGCTTTCATCGCGCTCGCGCATGCCGGCTGGTTCAGCCTGGTGGCCGTCTGCTTCTCCGCCACGGCCGTCCGCGATCGCTTGCTGTCGCTGCGCCACTGGATCGACCGCACTTTCGGAGGCTTGCTCGTGGGCTTCGGCATCGCGCTCGCCGTCGCGCGTGGCGGCCGCTGA